From Psychrobacillus sp. FSL K6-2836, a single genomic window includes:
- a CDS encoding AraC family transcriptional regulator: MRQQLLLIQQVIDYIDNQIKEEIHPENLAKLIGYSPYHFYRIFQQTTGYTVMDYVQKRKLQFALFELLQGKKIIDIAFEYGFKTHAGFTKAFKRCFGSPPSLYKLHCPVSLPQKLDLNSLHQKKTGGIVLQPKIISKPPFEIAGKTFDSLLEKVFFTRDAPAFWEQRISSDESIETTLYNLLSPKEHGEYCFNLSGPELKDSFTYLFAVNYDKGTPIPEGITMLQIKATNYAVFKTPLVNVDQFVASIKGTWRYILEDWLPHSLYEVDEDSYDFEYYDEHCHDWEYEKIYMEIYLPIKEREGLK, from the coding sequence ATGAGACAACAACTACTATTAATACAACAAGTAATAGATTATATAGACAATCAAATAAAAGAAGAAATTCATCCAGAAAACCTTGCAAAGCTTATTGGATATTCTCCTTATCACTTTTATCGGATATTCCAACAAACAACTGGTTACACCGTTATGGATTATGTACAAAAAAGAAAGCTACAATTTGCTTTGTTTGAGTTACTCCAAGGGAAGAAGATTATCGATATCGCATTTGAATATGGATTCAAAACGCATGCAGGTTTTACAAAAGCTTTTAAACGTTGCTTTGGTAGTCCTCCAAGTCTTTATAAATTGCATTGTCCGGTATCATTGCCCCAGAAATTAGATTTAAATAGCCTCCATCAAAAGAAAACAGGAGGAATAGTGCTGCAGCCTAAAATAATTTCTAAACCCCCTTTTGAAATTGCAGGAAAAACGTTTGACAGTCTCTTAGAGAAGGTGTTTTTTACAAGAGATGCCCCTGCTTTTTGGGAGCAAAGAATTTCTTCCGATGAATCTATTGAGACAACATTATACAATCTCTTATCACCAAAAGAACACGGAGAATATTGCTTTAATCTAAGTGGTCCAGAGTTAAAGGATAGCTTCACTTATTTATTTGCAGTGAATTACGATAAAGGAACGCCCATACCAGAAGGAATCACTATGTTGCAGATAAAAGCCACTAATTACGCCGTTTTTAAAACTCCTCTAGTAAATGTAGATCAATTTGTTGCTTCTATTAAAGGAACTTGGCGATATATTTTAGAAGACTGGCTGCCCCACTCTCTTTATGAGGTAGATGAGGATAGCTACGACTTTGAGTACTACGATGAACATTGTCATGACTGGGAATACGAAAAAATATATATGGAAATTTACTTGCCGATTAAAGAAAGGGAAGGGTTAAAATAA
- a CDS encoding serine hydrolase, with amino-acid sequence MDGLVSKIQKLIAPSKGTWGIVLEDLNSGEKWEHNEQELFYAASVIKVPIMASIYSAVERGDLALSDLIILDEKDYVGGSGVLQHFTSGSSLPLRDIIMLMIIQSDNTATNLLIDLVGVENIQNTMKEAGMIYSTFFNKLMLSKPSPKGVNRIAASDIAILLHRMATGELVSSSASDQMIEVMKKQQVRDCLPEKLPSPYSDFDHGMTAWEFANKTGWIPGTRHDVGIFYVGDRKFIATVLSKDEDDILSKRILSQIGEEIYKYLL; translated from the coding sequence ATGGATGGGCTTGTGAGCAAGATTCAGAAATTGATAGCACCGTCAAAAGGGACTTGGGGGATTGTTTTAGAGGACTTGAATTCAGGGGAGAAGTGGGAGCATAACGAACAGGAGCTTTTTTATGCGGCAAGTGTTATTAAAGTACCTATCATGGCCTCGATTTATAGTGCAGTAGAAAGAGGAGACTTGGCTCTAAGCGATTTAATAATCCTCGATGAAAAAGATTATGTGGGAGGGTCTGGTGTGCTTCAGCATTTTACTTCAGGCTCATCCCTCCCACTTCGAGATATCATTATGCTGATGATCATTCAAAGTGATAATACGGCTACGAATCTATTAATCGACCTTGTAGGAGTAGAGAATATCCAGAATACCATGAAAGAAGCTGGTATGATTTATAGTACTTTTTTTAATAAGCTCATGTTGAGTAAACCTAGTCCGAAAGGTGTTAATCGAATAGCCGCCTCGGATATTGCCATACTTTTACATAGGATGGCTACAGGAGAATTAGTTAGTAGCTCGGCAAGTGACCAAATGATAGAAGTCATGAAAAAGCAACAGGTACGCGATTGTTTGCCAGAGAAATTACCGTCTCCGTATTCTGATTTTGATCATGGAATGACGGCATGGGAGTTTGCCAATAAGACCGGGTGGATTCCGGGAACTCGTCACGATGTAGGAATTTTTTATGTAGGTGATCGGAAGTTTATCGCAACGGTTCTATCAAAGGATGAAGATGATATACTGTCAAAACGAATTCTTTCTCAAATTGGGGAGGAAATATATAAATACTTACTGTAA
- a CDS encoding FAD-binding dehydrogenase, translated as MEYNTIKFLNFLKMGDSMEWDVIVVGAGLAGLVATAELADAGKKVLLLDQEPEASFGGQAWWSFGGLFLVNSPEQRRLGIHDSYELAWQDWLGTAGFDREEDEDYWARKWAEAYVRFAAVEKRDWLHAQGVRFFPVVGWAERGGYLADGHGNSVPRFHIVWGTGPGIVKPFETRVRAAMSKGNVEYKPRHQVDELLMDNGRVKGVSGSLLPPSSAARGEPSPRDGIGNFQYEAKAVMVTSGGIGANHDLVRENWPSRLGKPPKRMISGVPEHVDGRMLAITEEAGGRLVNKDRMWHYTEGIKNWNPVWPLHGIRILPGPSSIWLDATGQRFPAPNFPGFDTLGTLEAIQKTGYDYSWFILTEKIIEKEFALSGSEQNPDLTEKSIKQVLKRILPGPTAPVKAFMEKGEDFVVSDNLADLVDGMNKITGDNLLNLKHIESQLVDRDREMDNKFTKDLQITALRGARNYIGDKLIRAASPHKLLDPKNGPLIAVRLNIVTRKTLGGLQTDLDGRVLNDNGLPVPGLYAAGEVTGFGGGGVHGYRSLEGTFLGGCIFTGREAGRALVRNLNSI; from the coding sequence ATGGAATATAATACAATTAAGTTTCTGAATTTTTTAAAAATGGGGGATTCGATGGAATGGGATGTAATTGTAGTAGGGGCAGGGCTAGCGGGACTCGTTGCTACTGCTGAACTAGCGGATGCAGGAAAGAAAGTTTTACTGCTAGATCAAGAACCTGAAGCATCATTTGGAGGGCAAGCTTGGTGGTCATTTGGGGGATTATTTTTAGTAAACTCCCCTGAACAGCGAAGATTAGGGATTCACGACTCCTATGAACTGGCTTGGCAAGACTGGCTAGGAACAGCAGGCTTCGATCGGGAAGAGGACGAAGATTATTGGGCGAGGAAATGGGCTGAGGCTTATGTTCGTTTTGCTGCTGTGGAAAAACGAGATTGGCTTCATGCACAAGGTGTACGATTTTTTCCCGTAGTAGGTTGGGCAGAACGGGGAGGCTATCTTGCAGATGGACACGGAAACTCTGTACCAAGGTTTCATATCGTTTGGGGTACTGGACCAGGTATTGTGAAGCCCTTTGAGACCCGTGTTCGTGCCGCCATGTCAAAAGGAAATGTTGAATATAAACCACGTCACCAAGTAGATGAACTCCTTATGGACAATGGGCGAGTTAAAGGTGTGAGCGGCTCATTATTGCCCCCTAGCTCTGCTGCTCGTGGAGAACCAAGCCCAAGAGATGGAATCGGAAATTTTCAATATGAAGCTAAAGCAGTGATGGTAACGAGTGGTGGAATTGGTGCTAACCATGATTTAGTAAGGGAAAACTGGCCTTCACGACTTGGGAAACCTCCAAAACGTATGATTTCTGGAGTTCCAGAACATGTTGATGGTCGAATGCTTGCCATTACGGAGGAAGCTGGTGGTCGCTTAGTGAACAAGGATCGTATGTGGCATTATACAGAAGGTATTAAAAACTGGAACCCTGTCTGGCCACTCCACGGGATACGTATACTCCCAGGTCCATCCTCCATCTGGTTAGATGCCACAGGACAACGCTTCCCTGCTCCTAACTTCCCTGGTTTCGATACATTGGGAACACTTGAAGCTATTCAAAAAACTGGATATGATTACTCTTGGTTTATACTTACAGAGAAAATTATTGAAAAAGAATTTGCGCTTTCAGGATCCGAACAAAATCCAGATTTAACCGAGAAAAGTATTAAACAAGTACTAAAGCGAATTTTACCAGGGCCTACCGCTCCAGTAAAAGCTTTCATGGAAAAAGGAGAGGACTTCGTCGTATCCGACAATTTAGCTGACCTTGTAGATGGTATGAATAAAATTACTGGTGACAATCTATTAAACTTGAAGCATATTGAGAGTCAACTAGTCGATAGGGATCGTGAAATGGATAATAAATTTACAAAAGACCTTCAAATCACCGCGCTTAGAGGAGCTAGAAACTATATAGGCGATAAATTAATACGAGCAGCATCTCCCCATAAATTATTAGATCCTAAAAACGGTCCTTTAATTGCTGTTCGATTAAATATCGTGACTAGGAAAACATTAGGTGGACTTCAAACGGATTTGGACGGTCGTGTACTAAATGATAACGGACTTCCCGTACCCGGTCTTTATGCAGCGGGTGAAGTAACTGGCTTTGGTGGAGGCGGAGTTCATGGATATCGCTCTTTAGAAGGGACCTTTTTAGGTGGCTGTATCTTTACAGGAAGAGAAGCTGGTAGAGCGTTAGTTCGTAATCTAAATTCAATTTAA
- a CDS encoding TRM11 family SAM-dependent methyltransferase produces the protein MNNSRQSAFIYTYAYNEDERSLCHLEMRSFFGIDTETKILKSSIKIDPSRSPFMKGRLEILAEGDTVEEIIAQAPKFGSEEETNKVIFLKINDRQGIDKIENAERLQITRTIGSDMQGDFDLHHPDQLFAVVPFGGRWYFGLYTKSDPIWFNHIKKPREYSTALSTRVARAVANIAVPHPEGIQAIDPCCGIGTVLVEALSMGIDIVGRDINPLVCEGSRENIAFFGLTGDVRKSAIEDIEEMYDIAIIDLPYNLYTNASWEEQFTILKHARRIAKKVVIVTIESMDDRLETVGLCIKDRCITKKQQFTREIVVCE, from the coding sequence ATAAACAACAGCCGACAATCGGCATTTATTTATACATACGCATATAATGAGGACGAACGCTCTCTATGTCATCTAGAGATGCGCTCTTTTTTTGGTATAGACACAGAAACGAAAATTTTAAAAAGTTCCATAAAAATAGATCCTAGTAGAAGCCCTTTTATGAAAGGGAGATTAGAGATTTTAGCAGAAGGGGACACAGTAGAGGAAATTATCGCTCAAGCCCCGAAGTTCGGATCAGAGGAAGAAACAAATAAAGTAATTTTCTTAAAAATAAATGACCGACAAGGCATTGATAAAATTGAGAATGCGGAGAGGCTTCAAATAACACGAACTATTGGAAGTGACATGCAAGGTGATTTCGATTTACATCATCCTGATCAGTTATTTGCAGTAGTTCCATTTGGTGGTCGTTGGTATTTCGGTTTATATACGAAAAGTGATCCTATTTGGTTTAATCATATAAAGAAACCGAGAGAGTATTCTACTGCTCTTAGTACTAGGGTAGCCAGAGCGGTGGCTAATATTGCAGTTCCTCATCCGGAAGGTATCCAAGCGATAGATCCTTGCTGCGGAATTGGTACAGTACTCGTTGAAGCACTGTCAATGGGTATAGATATTGTAGGAAGAGATATTAACCCACTTGTATGTGAAGGGTCTAGAGAAAACATTGCCTTTTTTGGATTGACTGGCGATGTCCGTAAGAGTGCCATAGAAGATATCGAAGAGATGTATGACATAGCAATTATAGATTTACCTTATAATTTGTATACAAATGCATCCTGGGAAGAACAGTTTACTATTTTAAAGCATGCCCGTAGAATTGCCAAAAAAGTTGTAATTGTCACGATAGAATCGATGGATGATCGATTAGAAACGGTTGGTCTATGTATAAAAGACCGCTGTATAACAAAAAAACAACAATTTACACGCGAAATAGTAGTTTGCGAGTAG
- a CDS encoding LytTR family DNA-binding domain-containing protein, which produces MKDLSIVALLDVVGELFSDEVSIAVSDTEKYIYYRPSKRIDLKITPGDLLKEETLAYKALQSRQKVSEFINREVFGIPYHGMAVPFLHQGEVEGCVLAIYPAFTEGKSVITIKTQDGWVPIPFSDVIYLEAKDRKTHIVTKSFAGTHTSSLQDFEYRLPREMFIRCHRSFIVNVHQIQEIFPDTHSTFLLAMVNGEKISVSQSYASYFRKLLGF; this is translated from the coding sequence ATGAAGGATTTATCCATAGTTGCCTTATTAGATGTTGTTGGAGAATTATTTTCAGATGAAGTATCTATAGCTGTCTCTGATACGGAAAAGTATATTTATTATCGACCAAGTAAACGAATTGATTTGAAAATTACTCCTGGGGATTTATTAAAAGAGGAGACTTTAGCTTATAAAGCACTGCAAAGTAGACAAAAGGTATCCGAATTTATCAATCGAGAGGTTTTTGGTATTCCATATCATGGGATGGCAGTACCTTTTTTGCATCAAGGAGAAGTAGAAGGCTGTGTATTGGCTATTTATCCAGCATTCACAGAAGGTAAATCTGTGATTACGATAAAGACACAGGATGGCTGGGTTCCGATTCCTTTTTCAGATGTTATCTATCTGGAGGCAAAGGATAGAAAAACCCATATTGTTACTAAGTCTTTCGCTGGAACTCACACTAGCTCTCTTCAAGATTTTGAGTATAGATTACCACGGGAAATGTTCATACGCTGCCATCGTTCTTTTATCGTCAATGTACATCAAATTCAAGAAATTTTCCCAGACACGCATTCAACTTTTTTATTGGCAATGGTAAATGGAGAAAAAATATCTGTCAGCCAGTCCTACGCAAGTTATTTTAGGAAGCTATTAGGATTCTAA
- a CDS encoding acetyl-CoA hydrolase/transferase family protein gives MCNNLNRIKDTNLHSLVVGAEEAASWIQHGMTLGLSGFTRAGDAKAVPLALVERAANESFKVNIFTGASLGSDIDKLLSEAGIVQKRLPFQADATMRKHINAGDHLFVDQHLSHTSELIRSGVLPIIDFAIVEAISITADGMIIPTTSVGNSTTFVSQAKNIIIEINVAQSEMLEGLHDIYEPAAQGSREPIPLTGVEDRIGLIGIPFDASKVKGIVFTNNSDSPSPIVPPDHETEEMAQHLISFLRQEVSVGRLTNKLAPLQAGIGSVANAVLGGMIKSEFEELQVYSEVLQDSVFELIDAGKVNFASACSITLSQEMMDKVYGNLEKYRDKLVIRPQEITNHPEIIRRLGLISINTALEFDIYGNVNSTHVSGIKMMNGIGGSGDFARNSRIAIFVTKSIAKDGNISSIVPFVAHVDHTEHDVDVVVTEQGYADLRGLAPRERAELIINNCVHPMYKKQLRNYYKEALTRGGQTPHVLEKAFSFHANLANNGTMLDKEKAFV, from the coding sequence ATGTGTAACAATTTAAATCGTATTAAGGATACTAATTTACATAGTTTAGTAGTTGGAGCGGAAGAAGCTGCCTCATGGATTCAACATGGTATGACATTAGGGTTAAGTGGTTTTACACGTGCCGGTGACGCGAAAGCGGTTCCATTAGCACTAGTAGAAAGAGCCGCCAATGAATCTTTTAAAGTGAATATATTTACAGGTGCTTCTTTAGGTTCCGATATCGATAAATTATTATCTGAAGCAGGTATTGTACAAAAACGATTACCATTCCAGGCGGATGCAACGATGCGCAAACATATTAATGCAGGAGATCATTTATTTGTTGATCAGCATTTGTCTCACACTTCGGAGTTAATACGTTCCGGCGTATTGCCAATTATTGACTTTGCAATTGTGGAAGCGATTTCAATTACTGCAGATGGAATGATTATTCCAACAACATCTGTAGGTAATTCTACAACCTTTGTTTCGCAAGCAAAAAATATAATTATAGAGATTAACGTAGCACAATCAGAAATGTTAGAAGGACTTCATGATATATATGAACCAGCTGCTCAAGGAAGCAGAGAACCAATTCCATTAACAGGAGTAGAGGATCGTATCGGTCTAATAGGTATTCCTTTTGATGCATCGAAAGTAAAAGGGATCGTATTTACTAACAATTCGGATTCACCATCTCCTATTGTCCCACCAGACCATGAAACAGAGGAAATGGCACAGCACTTGATTTCATTTCTTCGTCAAGAAGTAAGCGTTGGTAGATTAACTAATAAGCTAGCTCCACTTCAAGCGGGTATAGGGTCAGTTGCCAATGCAGTGTTAGGCGGTATGATTAAATCAGAATTCGAAGAACTACAAGTATACTCTGAAGTCCTTCAAGACTCTGTATTTGAACTAATAGATGCCGGCAAAGTAAACTTTGCTTCTGCATGCTCTATAACACTTTCACAAGAAATGATGGATAAGGTGTACGGCAACCTTGAAAAGTACCGAGATAAATTAGTGATAAGACCACAGGAAATTACGAATCATCCGGAAATTATTCGCCGTTTAGGACTTATTTCCATTAACACAGCTTTAGAGTTTGATATTTATGGAAATGTTAACTCCACACATGTATCAGGTATCAAAATGATGAACGGAATTGGCGGTTCAGGGGATTTCGCCCGCAACTCCAGAATTGCTATTTTTGTAACGAAATCGATTGCTAAAGACGGTAACATCTCTAGTATAGTGCCATTCGTAGCTCATGTAGATCATACGGAGCATGATGTAGATGTAGTTGTAACAGAGCAGGGTTATGCAGATCTTCGTGGGTTAGCACCTAGAGAGCGTGCAGAGCTAATCATTAATAATTGTGTACATCCAATGTACAAGAAGCAGTTACGAAATTACTATAAAGAGGCATTAACTAGAGGTGGACAAACTCCACATGTCCTAGAAAAAGCATTTTCATTCCATGCGAATCTTGCAAACAATGGAACAATGCTTGATAAAGAAAAAGCGTTTGTATGA
- a CDS encoding YitT family protein: MIAIGAILMAIGLELFLVPNQILDGGVVGVSIILSHLTGIRLGIFIFVLNIPFFFLGYKQIGKTFALSTLFGITILSICTSFLHNIDAITPDLLLATVFGGIVLGTGVGLVIRYGGSLDGSEILAILFNKATPFSVGEIIMIINLVIFAIAGFVFTWEQAMYSFLAYFIAFKTIDIVIQGLDESKSVYIISDNIEDIGDAIMDRLGRGVTYLHGEGAYTGENKKVIFTVITRLEEAKLKSIVEEIDDHAFLAVGNIAEVRGGRFKKKDIH, translated from the coding sequence ATGATTGCCATAGGAGCTATACTAATGGCTATTGGATTAGAATTATTTCTAGTTCCTAATCAGATATTAGACGGTGGTGTTGTAGGCGTATCCATCATCTTATCCCACCTAACTGGAATTCGTTTAGGGATCTTTATATTTGTCCTGAACATTCCATTCTTTTTCCTTGGATATAAACAAATAGGAAAAACCTTTGCTTTATCCACATTATTCGGCATCACCATACTATCCATATGTACCTCTTTCCTACATAATATTGATGCTATTACTCCTGATTTATTACTTGCTACAGTATTTGGAGGTATTGTTTTAGGCACGGGTGTTGGTCTAGTTATTCGTTATGGAGGCTCTCTAGACGGTTCAGAAATACTTGCCATTTTATTCAACAAGGCTACCCCGTTTTCAGTTGGGGAAATCATCATGATTATCAATCTGGTCATCTTTGCAATTGCTGGGTTTGTATTTACTTGGGAACAAGCCATGTATTCATTTTTAGCTTATTTTATTGCCTTTAAAACGATAGATATAGTGATTCAAGGATTAGATGAGTCAAAATCTGTCTATATCATTAGTGATAATATTGAAGATATTGGAGACGCTATTATGGATCGGTTAGGACGGGGTGTGACTTATTTACACGGTGAAGGTGCATACACTGGAGAAAATAAAAAAGTCATTTTCACAGTTATCACTCGATTAGAGGAAGCAAAACTAAAATCTATTGTAGAAGAAATAGACGACCACGCATTTTTAGCTGTTGGTAATATTGCCGAAGTCCGAGGCGGTCGCTTTAAAAAGAAAGATATACATTAG
- a CDS encoding Rrf2 family transcriptional regulator: MKISSRFTVAIHVLSLISLNQNVVSTSEWIAESVNTNPVVIRRVMGKLKKAGLIDIRRGLGGATLQRNLEDITLLDVYKAVEVVEDGELFQMHDNPNPNCPVGANIQDVLELILVRAQDAMEAVLIEITMEELVKVLSKKIG; the protein is encoded by the coding sequence ATGAAAATAAGTAGTCGATTTACTGTAGCCATACATGTACTATCACTAATTTCATTAAATCAAAATGTTGTTTCTACATCCGAATGGATTGCAGAAAGCGTAAATACCAATCCTGTTGTTATACGTAGAGTGATGGGGAAACTGAAAAAGGCTGGTCTTATAGATATTCGTCGTGGGCTTGGAGGCGCAACTCTTCAAAGGAATCTAGAGGATATAACCTTACTAGATGTGTATAAAGCCGTTGAAGTAGTGGAGGACGGAGAACTTTTTCAAATGCATGATAACCCTAACCCTAATTGTCCGGTAGGAGCTAATATACAAGATGTACTAGAGTTAATATTAGTACGAGCTCAAGATGCAATGGAAGCGGTATTAATAGAAATTACTATGGAAGAACTAGTCAAAGTATTGAGTAAAAAAATTGGATGA
- a CDS encoding NAD(P)-dependent oxidoreductase, which translates to MKIGIIGATGKAGSLIYKEAADRGHEVTAIVRNAAKLENANGAVLEKDVFDLTGSDLQAFDVVVNAISAPPGQEHLHVKAGKSLIGAAKEAANTKLVVVGGAGSLYVDEAKTIKVMDTPDFPKEYLPTATNQGKNLEDLQQSEGFEWTFVSPAAFFNPEGKRTGSYQTGKDNFIVNAIGESYVSYADYAIAIVDELENPKHVNKRFTVVAEAE; encoded by the coding sequence ATGAAAATCGGTATAATTGGAGCAACAGGAAAAGCGGGTAGTTTGATTTATAAAGAGGCAGCTGACAGAGGTCATGAAGTAACGGCTATCGTAAGAAACGCTGCTAAGTTAGAAAATGCAAATGGAGCAGTACTAGAGAAGGATGTCTTCGATTTAACTGGATCAGATCTTCAAGCATTCGATGTAGTAGTAAATGCGATTAGCGCACCTCCGGGTCAAGAACATCTTCATGTGAAAGCTGGGAAGTCCTTAATTGGAGCAGCTAAAGAAGCAGCCAATACGAAGCTAGTAGTTGTTGGTGGGGCGGGAAGTTTATATGTAGATGAAGCAAAAACAATTAAAGTAATGGATACGCCAGATTTTCCAAAAGAATATTTACCAACAGCAACTAACCAAGGTAAAAATCTAGAAGATTTACAACAAAGTGAAGGATTCGAATGGACATTTGTAAGTCCTGCTGCATTTTTTAATCCAGAGGGTAAACGAACTGGTTCTTATCAAACAGGCAAAGATAACTTTATCGTGAACGCAATAGGTGAAAGCTATGTGAGCTACGCAGACTATGCTATTGCGATTGTCGATGAATTGGAAAATCCAAAGCATGTAAACAAGCGCTTCACGGTAGTAGCAGAGGCAGAATAA
- the adh gene encoding aldehyde dehydrogenase, protein MVYAFPNTEGSKVSFKDKYENYINGEWTPPVKGQYFENVTPITGKVFTQVARSTSEDIELALDAAHAAKDAWGTTSVAERANILNKIANRIEENLEQLAIAETWDNGKAVRETLNADLPLAIDHFRYFAGAIRAQEGGLSQIDNDTVAYHFHEPLGVVGQIIPWNFPILMAVWKLAPALAAGNCVVLKPAEQTPASILVLMELIGDLLPPGVVNIVNGFGLEAGKPLASSPRISKIAFTGETTTGRLIMQYASQNLIPVTLELGGKSPNIFFEDIMDEDDAFLDKAVEGFVMFALNQGEVCTCPSRVLIQESIYDKFIERVIARVEAIKIGNPLDPSVMMGAQASNEQMEKILSYLDIGKQEGAECLIGGEQNKLDGELAEGYYIKPTVFKGNNKMRIFQEEIFGPVVSVTTFKTKEEALEIANDTLYGLGSGIWTRNMNTAYRFGRKIQAGRVWTNCYHQYPAHAAFGGYKMSGIGRENHLMMLNHYQQTKNLLVSYSENKQGFF, encoded by the coding sequence ATGGTTTATGCATTTCCGAATACAGAAGGCTCGAAGGTTTCATTTAAGGACAAGTATGAAAACTATATTAATGGCGAGTGGACACCCCCGGTAAAAGGACAATACTTTGAAAATGTTACACCAATTACAGGTAAAGTATTTACACAAGTTGCGCGTTCGACTTCAGAAGATATTGAGCTAGCTTTAGATGCAGCGCATGCAGCAAAAGATGCATGGGGCACCACTTCAGTAGCCGAAAGAGCAAATATATTAAATAAAATTGCGAATAGAATAGAAGAAAACTTAGAGCAATTAGCGATTGCTGAAACATGGGATAACGGAAAAGCGGTGAGAGAAACATTAAATGCTGATCTTCCACTTGCTATTGATCATTTCCGCTATTTTGCAGGCGCCATTCGTGCACAAGAAGGCGGCTTAAGTCAAATTGACAACGATACAGTAGCGTACCATTTTCATGAACCACTAGGAGTAGTAGGACAAATCATTCCTTGGAATTTCCCGATTCTAATGGCTGTATGGAAGCTGGCACCAGCTCTTGCGGCGGGGAACTGTGTAGTACTAAAGCCAGCCGAACAAACACCGGCGTCTATTTTAGTTCTAATGGAGCTAATTGGAGATCTATTGCCTCCTGGAGTCGTGAATATTGTAAATGGTTTCGGGTTAGAGGCTGGAAAACCTTTAGCATCTAGTCCTCGGATTAGTAAAATTGCATTTACTGGTGAAACTACGACTGGTCGTTTAATCATGCAATATGCTTCTCAAAATCTAATTCCTGTTACATTAGAGCTTGGAGGAAAATCACCAAATATTTTCTTCGAAGACATTATGGACGAAGACGATGCATTTTTGGATAAAGCGGTAGAAGGATTCGTGATGTTCGCATTGAACCAAGGAGAGGTATGTACTTGTCCGTCACGTGTTCTAATCCAAGAATCTATCTATGATAAATTCATCGAGCGCGTAATTGCGCGCGTAGAAGCTATCAAAATAGGAAATCCACTAGATCCATCTGTTATGATGGGTGCGCAAGCTTCGAATGAACAAATGGAAAAGATCCTTTCTTATTTAGATATTGGAAAGCAAGAAGGAGCAGAGTGTTTAATCGGCGGAGAACAAAACAAATTAGACGGAGAACTAGCAGAAGGTTACTATATTAAACCAACAGTCTTCAAAGGAAATAACAAAATGCGTATTTTCCAAGAAGAGATTTTCGGACCAGTCGTTTCGGTAACGACGTTTAAAACAAAAGAAGAGGCACTAGAAATTGCCAATGATACGTTATACGGTTTAGGATCTGGTATTTGGACACGTAACATGAATACTGCATATCGTTTCGGACGTAAAATTCAAGCTGGTCGTGTATGGACAAACTGTTATCACCAATATCCAGCACATGCTGCTTTTGGTGGATACAAAATGTCTGGTATTGGTCGGGAAAATCATCTGATGATGCTAAATCATTACCAACAAACGAAAAACCTACTTGTAAGCTATAGTGAAAATAAGCAAGGATTCTTTTGA
- a CDS encoding DUF779 domain-containing protein, whose product MVERVIATDAALELIELLKGKHGPLMFHQSGGCCDGSSPMCYTDGDLIVGDQDVLLGKIGDVPFYMHKSQFDYWKHTQLIIDVVDGRGGMFSLEGVEGKRFLTRSRAFTSEENNQLQV is encoded by the coding sequence ATGGTTGAACGTGTAATTGCCACAGACGCTGCACTAGAACTCATTGAACTATTAAAAGGTAAGCACGGACCTCTTATGTTTCATCAATCAGGAGGGTGCTGCGATGGTTCTTCTCCTATGTGTTATACGGATGGCGATTTAATCGTTGGAGACCAAGATGTACTTCTTGGGAAAATAGGCGATGTTCCATTTTATATGCACAAAAGTCAGTTTGACTATTGGAAGCATACACAGCTGATTATAGATGTGGTGGATGGTCGGGGAGGAATGTTTTCTTTAGAAGGTGTGGAAGGAAAACGATTTTTAACGAGATCCCGAGCATTCACATCAGAAGAAAATAACCAATTACAGGTATAA